The following nucleotide sequence is from Caldicellulosiruptor saccharolyticus DSM 8903.
CTGAATATATGGATTTTTCGGAGTTTTTTAAAGAATACCTTGAAAAGTTCAGTGAACAAAAAGTAAAATTTACCATGCAGATTCACACCAAAGTTCAGCAACAACTTAATACAATAAGAAAAATCAATATAACTGTAATTCTTATATGGACCTTGTTTGCTTCACTTTTAAGTATTGTTTTTAGCAGCACATTTGCAACTCCTATAATAAATCTTTCCAAGGTAGCAAACAAGATAGTACATGGCAATTTAGACGTACAGCTTCCGCCTTATTCAGCCAATGATGAAGTAGCAATTTTGTATAACTCATTCTCTAACATGATATCTAATATAAAAGAAATGGTAAAAAAACTGGAAGAAAAAGCTGATTTAGAAAGAATGTTTGCTCAACAAAAAATTGAGGCAATCAAATACAAGCAAGCTCTGCAAGAAGCAGAACTTAAAAATCTCCAAGCCCAGATTAATCCGCATTTTCTCTTTAATACTTTAAACACAATTCTTCAGACAGCAATGTTTGAAAACGCTAAGCAAACATATGAAATTCTTCTAAGAACTTCTAATTATCTGAGATATGTAGTACACAACATAAACAGAGTTGTAAAGTTACAGGAAGAAATTGACAATGTAAGGAATTATATGTATATCTATTCAATGAGATTTGGCGATAAAATAAAGTTAGAGATAGAAATAGAAGAGGAGTTAAACAATCTTCTTGTTCCATGCATGATATTGCAACCACTTGTGGAAAATGCCATCATTCATGGATTTAAAGAGCGGGAATGCGGTGAAATTAAGATTGCTGCATGGAAAATACAAAATCAAGCAGTAATTGAAGTTATAGACAATGGTCAGGGAATTGATATTGATGTCATTGAAAATTTCAAAAATTTAGCTTTTGAAAACAATAAAACTACAGGAATTGGACTTAGTAACATTGCCAAGCGACTTTCTTTCTTTTACAATATACAAAATCCAATGTCCATAGAAGCAAATCCACAGGGCGGTACAAAAGTAACAATAAAAGTACCATTTATAACAGAAATTTCTCAACTTCCTGAACAAGAGGTGGATATTATATGATTTATAAAATCTTAATTGCTGATGATGAAAAAATTGTTGTAGACTCAATTAAGTTCATTCTTGAAAACAACCTCAAAGAGGAAAATATAGAAATTACAACGTTTTTATCCGGACGGGAAGCCTTAGAAAATTTACTATTTTACCAATACCACATAGCATTTATTGATATAAAAATGCCAGATCTGGATGGTCTTGAGCTAATAGAAGAATATCGAAAACTCAGAAATTCCGAATTTCCTCTTTTCATAATAGTTTCTGCTTATGATAAATTTGAGTTTGCTAAAAAAGCAATAAAGGAAAAAGCTTTTGCATACATTCTTAAGCCTTACTCAATTGATGATATATTATCAACTATAAAATCAGCTATGGTCCAGGTTAACTATATGTTGGCAAAGACAAGAGAGAATATAGAAAAAGATGCTCAATTGATTGTAATGAGGAATCTTCTTGAAAATAGTTTTATCCCTGCACTTATTTTCAAAAATGCTCTTGATATTGTTGACATTAACCAGTATGAAAAAATTTTTGGGATAAATTTGAAAAGTGGATTTTTGTGTGTTTTAACTCTTAAGGATAAAAGTGATTTTGTATTGAATTTTCGGGAATTAGACAACATCAGAAAAGACATGAAAATATTATTTGAACATAAAGCTTTAATTTCAATTGGTATGGGAGAATATTTAATATGTTTTTTCCCAGCAAAGGACCAAAAAGAAACTGAATTTCTAAAAGAAAAAGTCCAAGAAATTTTAAAACAAAAGCCATACTGGAACAATATAAAAATAGGTTTTAGTGACTTTTATTACTTAGAAGAAGGATATGAAAATGCTTTTTGGGAAGCATATTATAACATTCTTGATATAGATACACCTGATGACAAAGAAGAAAATGAACATTCATTGCTCTTGATTGAAAACTTAGAAGCAAAATTAATACATTCTATTAATAATCCCACACAGGTTCCACTAATAGAAAATTACATCAATCAACTTCACAAACTTTATGTTGAAGTATTTGGTGAAAATAATTTAAAATACAAGATGATAAAGTTAATTATTATGTTACTTCTTGAAACAGGAGCAATAAATAAGGAAGAGTCTTTCGATATAGAGAAAGTAATTACTGAGATACTAAATGCTGACGCTCACCGCATTCTTGAAACATCTAAAAGGGCAATACTTGCTCTTTTTGGCAATGCAAAAGTAACCCATGAGCAAATTATACATAACGATTCAATAAACAAAGCTATAGATTTTATCAACCAAAACTACAATCAGGAGATATCTCTTGCACAAATAAGTGCTATATTTAATTTTAATCCATATTATTTTAGCAAACTTTTCAAAAAATACACTGGCGTGAGTTACAAAACTTATCTTACAAAATTGAGAATCCAAAAAGCTTGCGAACTTTTAAAGAATTCATCGAAAAGCATAAAGGAAATAGCTTTTATGGTTGGGTTTTCAGACCCAAACTATTTCATCAAAGCTTTCAAGAAATTTGTTGGCGTCACACCTTCATTTTTCAGAAACATGCCAGAACAATTAATTTAATTTTTGTAAAGAGGGATGATTTTATGACCCGAACATTGTTTAAAAAATCAAATAATTTAACCAGGAAAAACCTCTTAAAAACCACACTTTGGTTATTTATCTTTATCACTTTACTGGTAGTTGTTGTTATCTATTTGTTATATTTTTTAAAAATTTACAACAAAATGCATACTATCGTCAAGCCATCAAAAGTGGTCATTGGCTTTGCAATGGGAACATTGAAAGAGGAGAGATGGTTTAAAGACAGAGACATTTTAATTGCCAAAGCTCACGAGAAAGGTTATGAGGTTGAATGGGTGAATGCAAATGAAAACGATGTGGAACAAATAAATCAGGTGAAATTTCTTCTTAGCAAGAACATCAATATTTTGATAATTGTGCCTAACAATTATGAAAAGTGTAGCAGCGCTGTTAACCTTGCCAAAAAGCGTGGTATCAAGGTTATTAGCTATGACAGGCTTGTGAGAAATAGCGATATAGATGTATATGTATCATTTAACAACTATAAAGTCGGAGAACTTATGGCAAAGTGGCTTATAAAAAAAGTTCCTCGAGGCAATTACGCTTTTCTACTTGGGGACCCCGGTGATTATAATGTTCAGATGATCAAAGAAGGATACCATAAGGTATTAGACCCTTTTATAAAGAAAAAACAAATTAATATTGCATTAGAGAAATACTGCTATAATTGGAGAAAAGAGTATGCATATAATTATATTACCAATCTTTTAGACCAAAACAAAAGAATTGATGCTATATTAGCATCAAACGATTCTCTTGCTGAAGGAGCCATTATGGCACTTTCTGAAAAAAGATTAGCAGGAATTGTGCCTGTCACAGGGCAGGATGCAGACATTTCAGCTTGTCAAAGAATTATCAAGGGTACCCAACTTATGACTGTTTATAAGCCCATCGATAAACTTGTCGATTTGACCTTTGAAATAGTAGATAGGTTGATAAATAACAAAAGTCTTAACCCACCTTTAATGTTAAATAACGGTTACAAAAATGTCCCTACGTTTTTCTTGACTTTGTCAGTTTGAAACTCAAAAAGCTTGGGAGGACTGGGATTGACAAAATATGGACCTCAATTTTGTCACTACATCATTTGCTAATACCAATAAATTCTAAGCCTTCCTCATATGTGATGAAATTTTTCGGCCCCTTTATCTTCATCACATTCAGTATATCTCCAGCTCCTCCTTCTGTCCTTT
It contains:
- a CDS encoding sugar ABC transporter substrate-binding protein, yielding MTRTLFKKSNNLTRKNLLKTTLWLFIFITLLVVVVIYLLYFLKIYNKMHTIVKPSKVVIGFAMGTLKEERWFKDRDILIAKAHEKGYEVEWVNANENDVEQINQVKFLLSKNINILIIVPNNYEKCSSAVNLAKKRGIKVISYDRLVRNSDIDVYVSFNNYKVGELMAKWLIKKVPRGNYAFLLGDPGDYNVQMIKEGYHKVLDPFIKKKQINIALEKYCYNWRKEYAYNYITNLLDQNKRIDAILASNDSLAEGAIMALSEKRLAGIVPVTGQDADISACQRIIKGTQLMTVYKPIDKLVDLTFEIVDRLINNKSLNPPLMLNNGYKNVPTFFLTLSV
- a CDS encoding response regulator transcription factor, which encodes MIYKILIADDEKIVVDSIKFILENNLKEENIEITTFLSGREALENLLFYQYHIAFIDIKMPDLDGLELIEEYRKLRNSEFPLFIIVSAYDKFEFAKKAIKEKAFAYILKPYSIDDILSTIKSAMVQVNYMLAKTRENIEKDAQLIVMRNLLENSFIPALIFKNALDIVDINQYEKIFGINLKSGFLCVLTLKDKSDFVLNFRELDNIRKDMKILFEHKALISIGMGEYLICFFPAKDQKETEFLKEKVQEILKQKPYWNNIKIGFSDFYYLEEGYENAFWEAYYNILDIDTPDDKEENEHSLLLIENLEAKLIHSINNPTQVPLIENYINQLHKLYVEVFGENNLKYKMIKLIIMLLLETGAINKEESFDIEKVITEILNADAHRILETSKRAILALFGNAKVTHEQIIHNDSINKAIDFINQNYNQEISLAQISAIFNFNPYYFSKLFKKYTGVSYKTYLTKLRIQKACELLKNSSKSIKEIAFMVGFSDPNYFIKAFKKFVGVTPSFFRNMPEQLI
- a CDS encoding sensor histidine kinase, with protein sequence MKFFSVQSKLLAFFFILIASLLAIDILIQYNNNYLISLVNETFDTINTINRTKQDINILNSSIQQYLVAGDSDSMLAVYGSLNSINEKLFILENKILGKEEYLYYTNLSAIFDYLNKLAEKLVIYKKANLPLSKVYSEYMDFSEFFKEYLEKFSEQKVKFTMQIHTKVQQQLNTIRKINITVILIWTLFASLLSIVFSSTFATPIINLSKVANKIVHGNLDVQLPPYSANDEVAILYNSFSNMISNIKEMVKKLEEKADLERMFAQQKIEAIKYKQALQEAELKNLQAQINPHFLFNTLNTILQTAMFENAKQTYEILLRTSNYLRYVVHNINRVVKLQEEIDNVRNYMYIYSMRFGDKIKLEIEIEEELNNLLVPCMILQPLVENAIIHGFKERECGEIKIAAWKIQNQAVIEVIDNGQGIDIDVIENFKNLAFENNKTTGIGLSNIAKRLSFFYNIQNPMSIEANPQGGTKVTIKVPFITEISQLPEQEVDII